A single window of Sporosarcina sp. Marseille-Q4943 DNA harbors:
- a CDS encoding glycosyltransferase produces the protein MRRIAVFSNMYPSEKHPTFGIFVKNQVELLRSKGIQVDLIAIDEPGKGKVATLKKYLAWFLKSIGFLVRHKKHLSLTHAHYAFPTGVLSLIGKRLFGIPYVVTVHGGDIDKMAAKSERIAGYTRKVLQGADAVITVGERLKKDVIGKFGVKEENVHVMSMGVNTDIFQPMPKEEARKQLDIPPTEKLLLFVGNMIEAKGVLELVDAFDIVRKDHPEAALHLIGSSKDEGFMETLAKHMLSKDVRISHQEPLTQKEVAKWIAAADVFVLPSHHEGFGLVALEAMAVGTTVVGTDVGGLSFLLGDEAGILVEPKNPKSLASGLKQALEEPPETRRKIAEEKVAEHTYDVVAERLTAIYDDVSKGKNSK, from the coding sequence ATGCGCAGAATCGCAGTTTTCAGCAATATGTACCCTTCGGAAAAACATCCGACGTTCGGTATTTTCGTTAAGAACCAAGTAGAGCTATTGCGCTCAAAAGGAATTCAAGTTGATCTCATCGCAATTGATGAACCGGGCAAAGGGAAAGTCGCCACTTTGAAAAAATATTTGGCGTGGTTCCTCAAATCGATCGGCTTTTTAGTACGACATAAAAAACATTTATCGTTGACGCATGCACATTACGCGTTTCCGACAGGAGTTCTTTCATTAATAGGAAAGAGGCTTTTCGGAATTCCTTACGTTGTGACGGTACACGGCGGCGACATCGACAAAATGGCTGCGAAAAGTGAGCGGATTGCGGGATATACAAGAAAGGTCCTTCAAGGCGCGGATGCCGTCATCACAGTAGGAGAGCGATTGAAAAAGGACGTCATCGGGAAGTTTGGAGTGAAGGAGGAGAATGTCCACGTCATGAGCATGGGAGTGAATACGGACATCTTCCAACCGATGCCGAAAGAGGAAGCCCGTAAACAATTGGACATCCCTCCTACCGAAAAACTTCTACTGTTTGTCGGCAATATGATCGAAGCGAAAGGCGTGCTCGAACTTGTCGATGCGTTCGACATCGTGCGCAAAGATCACCCGGAAGCTGCCCTTCATTTGATTGGGTCAAGCAAAGATGAAGGGTTCATGGAAACGTTGGCGAAACATATGCTGTCGAAAGATGTCCGGATTTCGCATCAGGAACCGCTGACGCAAAAAGAAGTGGCAAAATGGATAGCCGCCGCGGACGTTTTCGTACTTCCTTCCCACCATGAAGGATTTGGACTCGTCGCTCTTGAAGCGATGGCGGTTGGAACAACAGTTGTCGGAACTGACGTCGGGGGGCTTTCATTCCTTCTTGGCGATGAAGCTGGCATTCTTGTTGAGCCGAAAAACCCGAAATCCCTTGCCTCCGGTTTAAAACAAGCATTGGAAGAGCCGCCGGAAACGAGACGAAAAATCGCGGAAGAAAAAGTGGCAGAGCATACGTATGACGTAGTTGCTGAACGATTGACGGCGATCTATGACGATGTGTCGAAAGGAAAGAATTCAAAATGA
- the murJ gene encoding murein biosynthesis integral membrane protein MurJ — translation MSRMMKIIGTVAIINIVARIIGFLREMVIGNQFGTSAAADAIATAYTIPNFIYLVVGGGLTTAFISVYHSSKTDKAIFVRRMFTSVLMTATIITVLAVIFAEPLLKTTFPDLKPNQFELTYPLFLWMMPSTIILVLSTWMSGLLNLNDKFKLSSIAILVYNAAFVIISAPLVKWYGPMAYGIGALLGAVLMGVFLFAGIRKSKLYSLKPAFGKSEDVKRVWVIALPILLGGASMQFYAFIHRIAAAGLSEGAISAVNYASKLSNFPQAIMMTAVTTVIYPMLSKKEGEGDHETIKQLYKKGMLLLAALIAPATAVAYFFADPLVRLIFEHGEFDESSVLITVPIFKVFALSMFFLAANTYVTRFYYAKGNSMLPVIFSLISVLGINIAIIYALIDSLGASAIAYGTVISSAINLIMLVIYARVKWKL, via the coding sequence ATGAGTAGAATGATGAAGATCATCGGCACAGTCGCCATTATCAATATCGTCGCCCGTATAATCGGCTTCCTGCGGGAAATGGTCATCGGGAACCAATTCGGGACATCCGCTGCGGCAGATGCGATTGCGACCGCGTATACGATACCGAATTTCATATATCTAGTCGTCGGTGGAGGACTAACGACGGCTTTCATTTCTGTTTATCACTCCTCGAAAACCGACAAAGCGATTTTCGTCAGAAGAATGTTCACTTCGGTATTAATGACCGCAACGATTATTACGGTGCTTGCTGTCATTTTTGCAGAACCGTTATTAAAGACGACTTTTCCAGATCTAAAACCGAACCAATTTGAATTGACTTATCCACTATTCCTATGGATGATGCCATCAACAATCATTCTCGTCCTTTCAACATGGATGAGCGGTCTATTAAATCTGAACGACAAATTCAAGCTGTCGAGCATCGCAATCCTCGTTTACAACGCTGCATTCGTCATCATTTCCGCACCCCTCGTTAAATGGTACGGTCCGATGGCCTACGGAATCGGCGCATTATTAGGTGCGGTGCTCATGGGCGTCTTTTTATTCGCTGGAATCAGAAAGAGCAAGCTCTACTCACTGAAACCTGCTTTTGGCAAGTCGGAAGATGTGAAACGTGTATGGGTCATTGCATTGCCGATCTTACTAGGCGGCGCATCGATGCAATTCTATGCCTTCATCCATAGAATCGCAGCCGCCGGATTGAGCGAAGGGGCCATTTCAGCCGTCAACTATGCGTCCAAGCTGAGCAACTTCCCGCAAGCAATCATGATGACGGCTGTTACGACTGTCATCTATCCGATGCTGAGCAAGAAGGAAGGCGAAGGGGATCATGAAACGATTAAGCAACTGTATAAAAAAGGAATGCTCCTGCTTGCGGCATTAATTGCACCCGCAACTGCAGTCGCCTATTTCTTCGCAGATCCGCTCGTCCGTCTCATTTTCGAACACGGAGAATTTGATGAGTCATCGGTGTTAATTACAGTTCCGATTTTCAAGGTGTTCGCATTGTCGATGTTCTTCCTCGCAGCGAATACGTACGTGACCCGTTTTTATTATGCAAAAGGAAATTCGATGTTGCCGGTCATCTTCAGCCTCATTAGCGTCCTCGGCATTAACATAGCAATCATTTATGCGCTTATCGATTCGCTAGGCGCGTCTGCAATCGCATACGGAACAGTCATCAGCTCCGCCATTAACCTAATTATGCTCGTCATTTATGCAAGGGTGAAATGGAAGCTGTAA
- a CDS encoding amidohydrolase: MSIEQQIGEWFAHFHAHPEISWKEVETTKKIAEILTEMNVQHHTFDDVTGVVAEIGDGDRIIAVRADIDALWQEVDGVSRANHSCGHDANMSMVLGALSYLQEQQIGSRIRFIFQPAEEKGNGANSMIERGAIDGVSHLFGVHLRPQEEIPFGKVSPAIHHGAAVFLEGKVKGADAHGARPQQGKNALDPIFAIAQFLKTIHFSPYEAYSAKLTKIQAGGESLNIIPGNAVFAMDVRAQSNSVLNELKERIDAGIQSIAQLHGVDIELNWSDYTPAAEVSEEAALIAKEAILEAVGEEAFAPAIITSGSDDFHFYTIHRPDLKAAMIGVGADLGPGLHHPDMTFNQDALDIGAKVLAATLAKASLLE; encoded by the coding sequence ATGTCCATTGAACAACAAATAGGAGAATGGTTCGCCCATTTTCATGCACACCCTGAAATTAGCTGGAAAGAAGTCGAAACGACAAAAAAGATAGCCGAAATCCTTACGGAAATGAACGTGCAACACCATACTTTCGACGATGTAACCGGAGTAGTGGCGGAAATCGGGGATGGTGATCGAATCATTGCGGTCCGGGCCGATATTGATGCACTATGGCAAGAGGTGGACGGTGTTTCCCGAGCGAACCATTCATGCGGACATGACGCCAATATGTCGATGGTGCTCGGCGCGCTCTCCTATTTACAGGAACAACAAATCGGGAGCCGTATCCGGTTCATTTTCCAGCCGGCAGAGGAAAAAGGGAACGGTGCAAATTCGATGATCGAAAGGGGAGCCATCGATGGTGTTTCCCATTTATTCGGCGTCCATCTCCGTCCTCAGGAAGAGATCCCTTTCGGCAAGGTTTCACCGGCAATCCATCACGGGGCCGCGGTTTTCCTTGAAGGGAAAGTGAAAGGTGCTGATGCCCATGGAGCGAGGCCGCAGCAAGGGAAAAATGCACTCGATCCGATTTTCGCAATTGCACAATTCCTGAAGACGATTCATTTCTCGCCGTATGAGGCGTATTCCGCGAAACTGACGAAAATCCAGGCGGGCGGCGAAAGCTTGAACATCATTCCAGGGAATGCCGTGTTTGCCATGGATGTCCGTGCACAATCCAACTCAGTTTTGAATGAATTGAAGGAACGCATCGATGCAGGAATCCAATCGATTGCACAGTTGCACGGCGTGGACATCGAATTGAACTGGTCGGACTATACGCCTGCTGCTGAAGTGTCCGAAGAAGCGGCTTTGATTGCGAAGGAAGCGATTTTGGAAGCAGTCGGGGAAGAGGCGTTTGCACCTGCGATCATCACGTCCGGAAGCGACGACTTCCATTTTTATACAATCCACCGGCCTGATCTGAAAGCCGCAATGATCGGTGTAGGAGCCGACTTAGGGCCTGGCCTTCATCATCCGGATATGACATTCAACCAGGATGCGCTTGATATAGGGGCGAAAGTGCTGGCGGCGACGTTGGCAAAAGCTTCATTGCTGGAATAA
- a CDS encoding TAXI family TRAP transporter solute-binding subunit, whose protein sequence is MNRNRVKGLLFMLLGALLVLTACGGGGKKNIAIGPPASETNNLSKIILDAYGIGEGDYKAFQEGFGAAADGVQDGNIDISIGILGLPAASIESLQASAGDVKMISLSDDAIAKIEAESGYKRFTIPKESYDFLTEDVQTVTAYAILMGNTDTIDEELGYELAKSMIENASENTHAQAKQMILENALNGAEGLLIHPGAKKYYEEQGLTVNNEVAELTATKGNRKTELTLGTGSQGGTYYPLGGEMANLWNKYIDGINVTNMETGASVENLSSISKGQMDLGMTVHVPALNALNGKADFEGNPVKNAAFIGHIYPEVVQIVTREKMKINGFEDLK, encoded by the coding sequence ATGAATCGAAATCGCGTAAAAGGTCTATTGTTCATGCTGCTAGGTGCTTTACTCGTTTTAACAGCCTGTGGCGGGGGTGGAAAAAAGAATATTGCAATCGGTCCACCTGCTAGTGAAACGAATAATCTTTCCAAAATCATTTTGGATGCATACGGGATAGGGGAAGGCGACTACAAAGCTTTCCAGGAAGGATTCGGGGCTGCGGCTGACGGGGTTCAGGACGGCAATATCGATATATCCATCGGGATTTTAGGTCTGCCTGCTGCTAGTATTGAAAGCCTGCAAGCGTCCGCGGGAGATGTGAAAATGATCAGCCTCTCCGACGACGCGATTGCAAAAATCGAAGCAGAGTCGGGGTACAAGCGTTTCACGATTCCGAAAGAGTCTTATGATTTTCTCACGGAGGATGTACAGACAGTAACAGCGTATGCAATTTTAATGGGGAACACGGATACGATCGATGAAGAGCTCGGATACGAATTGGCGAAGAGCATGATCGAAAATGCGAGCGAAAATACACATGCGCAAGCGAAGCAGATGATTCTCGAGAATGCGTTGAACGGGGCGGAAGGGCTGTTGATCCACCCTGGCGCTAAAAAATATTATGAGGAACAAGGATTGACGGTCAATAATGAAGTGGCAGAGTTAACAGCTACAAAAGGGAATCGGAAAACAGAATTGACACTTGGCACAGGGAGCCAAGGGGGTACGTATTATCCGCTCGGCGGAGAGATGGCGAACCTTTGGAATAAATATATCGATGGCATCAATGTGACAAATATGGAAACAGGGGCGTCCGTCGAAAACCTATCTTCCATCAGCAAAGGTCAGATGGATCTTGGAATGACCGTTCACGTGCCTGCGTTGAATGCATTGAATGGAAAAGCTGATTTTGAAGGGAACCCAGTGAAAAACGCAGCGTTCATCGGCCATATTTACCCGGAAGTCGTTCAAATCGTGACGAGGGAGAAGATGAAAATCAATGGCTTCGAGGACTTGAAATGA
- a CDS encoding TRAP transporter permease: MKEHKVVDAQEILEKYDKENQFRVEIGKWAYVVTFLAVSLTIFHLYTGSTSVLPSQQQGAIHLGTALGVIFLLYPAKKEWRKTQKKVPWYDVLLAFTAMYVAYHKIFFYDTILQSRVSGYSSLNIIIAIVGVLLVLEATRRTVGLPIVIVASVAMLYAMYGNLIPTRILSHEGFALDRTMTNLWYRESGVFGTPIQISAKFIFLFLFFGVLLVNTPIGRFFNDLAFSLTGRFTGGTAKAAVVASALQGTVSGSSVGNTVATGSFTIPMMKKAGFKPEFAAATEASASTGGQIMPPMMGAAAFIMMEYLGVNYSTIMLAALIPAILYFTGIFIGTHFEAKRLKILGLPKSELPVFKKIFVRDGYMIIPLLVIIITIMSGFTPQRAALFGILSAVIVWIFNAIFRKESEFGLKRVIYVLEQGGRVALPVISAVATAGIIAGVVSMTGLGAKFASGIIALSNGYLILALFFTMVACIVLGMGLPTTANYVVTATIAAPALINEFGIAPIAAHMFVFYFGIVADITPPVCLAAYAGAGIAKANPFKTGMTAVKLAIAAFIIPFIFIYNPILVFVDVTPVKLILGIATALIGMIGVSSAVIGFFVRNARIWERIVLFAGGLLLIIPELTTSAIGLLLITIIWFIQRRRPEEKQSIEEVVA, from the coding sequence ATGAAAGAACATAAGGTGGTAGATGCACAAGAGATACTTGAAAAATATGACAAGGAAAATCAGTTCCGTGTAGAAATCGGCAAATGGGCATACGTCGTAACCTTTCTCGCAGTCTCGCTGACGATCTTTCATTTATATACGGGGTCGACGAGCGTTCTGCCTTCGCAGCAACAAGGGGCCATCCATCTTGGAACCGCTTTAGGAGTCATCTTCCTGCTCTATCCGGCAAAAAAGGAATGGAGAAAAACACAGAAAAAAGTCCCTTGGTATGATGTGTTGCTAGCGTTTACTGCTATGTATGTGGCGTACCATAAAATATTTTTCTACGATACCATTCTCCAAAGCAGGGTTTCAGGTTATAGCTCATTGAATATTATTATTGCCATCGTTGGCGTATTGCTCGTATTGGAAGCGACACGACGGACGGTCGGTCTTCCAATCGTCATCGTTGCGAGCGTCGCGATGCTCTATGCCATGTATGGAAACCTTATCCCGACGCGCATCTTGTCACATGAAGGATTTGCGCTCGACCGGACGATGACGAATCTATGGTATCGCGAAAGCGGCGTATTTGGAACCCCGATACAGATTTCCGCGAAATTCATTTTCCTGTTTCTGTTTTTCGGGGTGCTTCTCGTCAATACGCCAATCGGAAGATTCTTCAATGATCTGGCGTTCTCGTTAACCGGGCGATTTACAGGCGGAACGGCCAAAGCTGCCGTCGTAGCGAGCGCTCTTCAAGGAACAGTATCAGGCAGCTCTGTTGGAAATACAGTGGCGACGGGTAGCTTCACGATTCCGATGATGAAAAAAGCGGGATTCAAACCTGAATTCGCCGCTGCAACGGAAGCCTCCGCTTCCACTGGAGGCCAAATCATGCCTCCGATGATGGGAGCAGCTGCCTTCATCATGATGGAATACCTAGGCGTCAACTACTCAACGATTATGCTCGCCGCGCTCATTCCGGCGATCCTATATTTTACGGGGATTTTCATCGGAACCCATTTCGAAGCCAAACGCTTGAAAATTTTGGGGCTGCCAAAGTCAGAGCTGCCGGTGTTCAAGAAGATTTTTGTACGTGACGGTTACATGATCATTCCTCTTCTCGTCATCATCATTACGATCATGTCCGGCTTTACACCGCAGCGTGCAGCATTGTTCGGCATCCTTTCCGCTGTGATCGTATGGATCTTCAATGCGATTTTTAGAAAGGAATCGGAGTTTGGACTTAAAAGGGTCATTTACGTGTTGGAGCAAGGGGGAAGGGTGGCGCTTCCTGTCATTTCAGCTGTCGCAACTGCCGGCATCATCGCAGGCGTTGTGAGCATGACAGGTCTAGGCGCAAAATTCGCTTCCGGCATTATCGCACTTTCGAACGGCTACTTAATATTGGCGCTTTTCTTCACGATGGTTGCATGTATCGTGCTAGGAATGGGATTGCCGACAACCGCCAACTACGTAGTCACGGCAACGATTGCAGCACCGGCGCTCATCAACGAATTCGGCATCGCACCGATTGCTGCGCATATGTTCGTCTTCTATTTCGGCATCGTTGCCGATATAACGCCGCCGGTCTGCTTAGCGGCCTACGCGGGGGCGGGGATTGCAAAGGCGAATCCGTTCAAAACCGGGATGACCGCCGTCAAGCTGGCGATTGCCGCGTTCATCATTCCATTCATTTTCATCTACAACCCGATTCTCGTCTTCGTCGATGTCACTCCAGTGAAGCTCATACTTGGCATCGCAACCGCGTTGATCGGCATGATTGGTGTGAGCAGCGCCGTCATCGGATTTTTCGTACGGAATGCCCGCATATGGGAACGAATCGTCCTATTTGCCGGCGGTCTATTGCTCATCATTCCGGAGCTGACGACAAGCGCGATTGGACTGTTGCTTATCACAATCATTTGGTTCATTCAAAGAAGACGACCGGAAGAAAAGCAATCTATTGAAGAAGTAGTTGCATAA
- a CDS encoding SulP family inorganic anion transporter: MFKDQRFIDYNASGFRKDLLSGITVGIVAIPLGMAFAIASGVKPEYGLYTTIIAGFIVALLGGSRFQIAGPTGAFIPILLAIVLQYGYEDLLIAGFLAGIFLVIMSFAGISNLIHFVPRSVTIGFTSGIAIIIFTGQFGNFLGLSGLESKEFFHENMIDVAKHLHTVNVYSVLTAMIGLALIFILPKVAPRLPLLLFALLIPTLLSVLFYPGKVETIGTAFGGIPQTLPGFQLPQITLSKLVSLWQPALIIAALGAIESLLSAVVADGMKEGPKHDSKRELFGQGIANIVSPLFGGIPATGAIARTATNIRSGAVSPVSGMVQSIFVLLFILVFAPFASYIPLASMAPILMFVAWNMSARKAFVHILSVRSGDSIVLLTTFLLTIFINLTVAVQVGILLAALSFLRKMSGKLHFATDKLSDVEIHKFGEDVSKFIVEGPLFFGTAKVFEDKMPAILSTGTAKIILDLEHLSMIDATGEAALSALLDNASKKNVRIIIKKLPKQKLSLFKKSGLYDRIGEENFFM; this comes from the coding sequence ATGTTCAAAGACCAACGTTTTATTGATTATAATGCGTCGGGATTCCGGAAAGATTTGCTTTCTGGGATTACTGTCGGTATCGTAGCCATTCCACTCGGGATGGCTTTTGCAATTGCCTCGGGCGTCAAACCGGAGTATGGATTGTATACGACGATCATTGCCGGCTTTATCGTCGCCCTCTTAGGTGGATCCCGTTTTCAAATTGCCGGTCCGACAGGTGCATTTATCCCGATCCTTCTAGCAATTGTCCTTCAATACGGCTATGAAGATCTATTGATAGCAGGGTTTCTCGCCGGTATTTTCCTCGTCATCATGAGTTTTGCTGGCATTAGCAATCTCATTCATTTCGTCCCTCGTTCCGTAACGATCGGGTTCACTTCAGGAATTGCTATTATCATTTTCACAGGGCAGTTCGGGAACTTCCTCGGCCTCTCGGGATTGGAAAGCAAGGAATTCTTTCATGAAAATATGATAGATGTTGCCAAGCATCTCCATACGGTGAATGTCTACAGTGTGCTCACCGCAATGATTGGATTAGCCTTGATCTTCATCTTGCCGAAAGTCGCCCCTCGACTTCCGTTGCTGCTCTTCGCACTTTTAATACCAACACTATTATCTGTCTTGTTCTATCCAGGAAAAGTGGAAACGATCGGCACAGCTTTCGGCGGGATCCCGCAAACATTGCCGGGCTTCCAACTTCCCCAAATTACATTGTCCAAACTCGTAAGCCTTTGGCAGCCCGCATTGATCATCGCTGCACTCGGGGCGATCGAATCGCTATTGTCGGCAGTCGTTGCAGATGGCATGAAAGAAGGACCGAAGCATGATTCGAAGCGTGAACTGTTCGGGCAAGGAATCGCTAACATCGTTTCGCCGTTATTCGGGGGCATTCCCGCGACAGGCGCGATTGCGCGTACAGCGACCAATATCCGATCAGGCGCAGTAAGCCCGGTTTCGGGAATGGTGCAGAGCATTTTCGTATTGTTGTTCATTTTGGTGTTCGCCCCATTTGCATCTTACATTCCATTGGCATCGATGGCGCCTATTTTAATGTTTGTCGCTTGGAATATGAGTGCGAGAAAAGCTTTCGTTCATATTTTGTCAGTGAGATCGGGCGATTCGATTGTGCTGCTGACGACATTTCTACTCACGATCTTTATTAATTTAACTGTAGCTGTCCAAGTCGGGATCCTGTTGGCCGCGCTTTCCTTCCTGCGAAAAATGAGTGGCAAACTCCATTTCGCGACGGACAAACTTTCTGATGTAGAGATTCATAAGTTCGGAGAGGATGTATCCAAATTCATCGTTGAAGGACCGTTATTTTTCGGTACTGCAAAGGTGTTTGAAGATAAGATGCCCGCCATCCTTTCAACGGGAACAGCTAAAATCATTTTGGATTTGGAGCATCTATCGATGATTGACGCAACAGGTGAAGCTGCGCTATCCGCATTATTGGATAATGCTAGTAAAAAGAATGTGAGAATCATTATAAAGAAATTACCGAAGCAGAAGCTTTCATTATTCAAAAAGAGCGGGTTATATGATCGGATCGGGGAAGAGAATTTCTTTATGTAA
- a CDS encoding ABC transporter ATP-binding protein, producing MSLLRVKNLKYKYPDSSRFALNDISFTVKKGEFLGIVGMNTSGKTTLCYALSGLVPHFFKGAYGGDVYIGNMDVLSHEISDITANVGLVFENPFSQMTGAKFTVYDEIAFGLENQGVPRDVMHERIRESMQLLDIEQLHTQNPFSLSGGQMQRVAIASVIAMKPDILILDEPTSQLDPQGAEGVFRVVEKLADGGMTIIMVEQKMEKLAAYADRILLMHDGKLIQDGKPEEVFSRDDLNEFGIEPPMYVKIARTLGLRDKATGLYPISLEVMPMERKIQFRAVDTDLEDRSTAELIVRNLHFGYEKGQEVIRNLNVHLRGEPIAIIGQNGAGKTTFVKLLKALLKPNSGEILLNGEPISATTAAKLASRIGLIFQNPNDQIFKHKVIDEVMFGPLNIGQSYEEAMANAKEMLALVGLAHKSEDNPYDLSLAERKMVAMASILAMDTDIVIFDEPTMGQDFRGKAKVKEIIHSLYVKGKLVICILHDMDFVAETFGRTLIFSNGEMLFDGPTREAFAQEEALRLARVEQPHITKLVKRLGYDQIVLRENELA from the coding sequence ATGAGTTTATTGCGTGTGAAGAACTTGAAATATAAGTATCCCGATAGCTCCCGATTTGCACTTAACGATATTTCATTCACAGTGAAAAAAGGTGAATTCCTTGGAATTGTCGGCATGAATACATCCGGGAAGACGACGTTATGCTATGCGTTGAGCGGACTCGTCCCCCATTTTTTCAAAGGGGCTTATGGCGGTGATGTGTACATTGGCAACATGGATGTGTTATCACATGAGATTAGCGACATAACGGCAAACGTCGGACTCGTTTTCGAAAATCCTTTTTCGCAAATGACCGGCGCCAAGTTCACTGTCTATGATGAAATCGCGTTCGGCTTGGAGAATCAAGGAGTGCCACGTGACGTCATGCATGAGCGGATCCGTGAAAGTATGCAACTGCTCGATATTGAACAGTTGCATACCCAAAACCCATTTTCATTATCCGGAGGGCAAATGCAGCGGGTCGCCATTGCAAGTGTCATCGCCATGAAACCTGACATCCTTATTCTGGACGAACCGACTTCCCAGCTTGACCCGCAAGGTGCGGAGGGTGTGTTCCGCGTCGTTGAGAAATTGGCGGATGGTGGCATGACAATCATCATGGTGGAACAGAAAATGGAGAAGCTTGCGGCATATGCTGATAGAATTCTACTGATGCATGACGGCAAATTGATTCAGGATGGCAAGCCTGAAGAAGTCTTTTCTCGCGATGATTTGAATGAATTCGGCATCGAACCTCCAATGTATGTAAAAATTGCACGCACTCTCGGATTGCGGGATAAAGCGACGGGACTTTACCCGATTTCCTTAGAAGTAATGCCTATGGAACGGAAAATTCAATTCCGCGCGGTTGATACCGATTTGGAGGACAGAAGCACCGCTGAACTCATCGTCCGGAATCTTCATTTTGGCTATGAAAAAGGACAGGAAGTCATTCGCAATCTGAACGTCCACTTGCGCGGCGAGCCTATCGCAATTATCGGGCAGAACGGAGCAGGGAAAACGACGTTTGTGAAACTGTTGAAGGCTCTGTTGAAACCGAACTCTGGCGAGATTCTACTGAACGGAGAGCCAATCTCAGCAACGACGGCTGCTAAACTGGCAAGCCGAATCGGACTCATCTTCCAAAATCCAAACGACCAGATTTTCAAGCATAAAGTGATCGATGAAGTGATGTTCGGCCCATTGAACATTGGCCAATCCTATGAGGAAGCGATGGCTAATGCGAAGGAGATGCTTGCATTAGTCGGACTGGCACATAAATCGGAAGACAATCCGTATGACTTGAGCCTTGCAGAGCGGAAGATGGTTGCGATGGCGTCGATTCTCGCCATGGATACGGATATCGTCATTTTCGACGAACCGACAATGGGGCAAGATTTCCGCGGGAAAGCAAAGGTGAAGGAAATTATCCATTCGCTTTATGTAAAGGGCAAACTTGTCATCTGTATTTTGCATGACATGGATTTCGTAGCGGAGACGTTCGGACGGACGCTCATTTTCAGCAACGGAGAGATGCTCTTCGACGGTCCGACGCGTGAAGCTTTTGCGCAGGAGGAAGCTTTGCGGCTCGCACGGGTCGAGCAGCCTCATATTACAAAACTCGTGAAGAGATTGGGCTACGATCAGATTGTATTGAGGGAAAACGAGCTTGCATAA
- a CDS encoding energy-coupling factor transporter transmembrane protein EcfT yields MNNMTLYVQRDSPIHRVDPLTKLLFVFISIASTYLIANHLVVFGILLFTLFILLAGKVIRSIVPVIGVSFLLIVSIIIVQGFFHPDRATVLFEVGPIPIYKEGFSIALLITLRVVNMVASFGVLILTTKPDDLVEALLQKGMSPKFGYVLLSVLQIIPQMAALTGKITDAQRARGMETEGGLWMRFKSFLPLLGPVVLHSLTETRERSIALEIRGFNAKGKRTYLYERENYRFGVPIRIALISFFLAVIVWRMIP; encoded by the coding sequence ATGAACAACATGACATTGTACGTACAGAGGGATTCTCCGATCCATCGGGTGGACCCATTGACAAAGCTCTTATTCGTATTTATTTCCATCGCATCGACATATCTCATTGCGAATCATCTCGTCGTCTTCGGAATCCTCCTGTTCACGCTCTTCATCTTGCTCGCCGGCAAAGTGATCAGATCCATTGTGCCGGTGATCGGGGTAAGTTTCCTATTAATCGTGTCGATCATTATTGTTCAAGGGTTTTTTCATCCCGATCGGGCGACGGTCCTTTTTGAAGTCGGCCCGATTCCAATTTATAAAGAAGGCTTTTCCATCGCACTTCTCATTACGCTCCGTGTCGTCAATATGGTCGCCTCTTTCGGAGTGCTCATTTTGACGACAAAGCCGGATGACCTTGTCGAAGCTTTGCTGCAAAAAGGCATGTCTCCGAAATTCGGTTATGTACTGCTATCGGTGTTGCAAATCATTCCGCAAATGGCCGCCTTGACCGGCAAAATAACGGATGCGCAGCGGGCTCGCGGCATGGAGACGGAAGGCGGCTTATGGATGAGGTTCAAATCGTTCCTCCCCCTCCTTGGCCCGGTCGTCCTCCATTCGCTGACAGAAACACGCGAACGGTCGATTGCACTCGAAATACGCGGCTTCAACGCCAAGGGGAAAAGGACGTATTTGTATGAAAGGGAAAACTACCGATTCGGAGTTCCGATTAGAATCGCATTAATTTCCTTCTTTTTGGCTGTGATCGTTTGGAGGATGATTCCATGA